The following are from one region of the Gossypium hirsutum isolate 1008001.06 chromosome D03, Gossypium_hirsutum_v2.1, whole genome shotgun sequence genome:
- the LOC107950262 gene encoding ubiquitin-conjugating enzyme E2 7, which translates to MASQASLLLQKQLKDLCKNPVDGFSAGLVDENNIFEWSVTIIGPPDTLYEGGFFNAIMSFPPNYPNSPPTVKFTSEIWHPNVYPDGRVCISILHPPGDDPNGYELASERWMPVHTVESIVLSIISMLSSPNDESPANVEAAKEWRETRDEFKRKVSRCVRRSQEML; encoded by the exons ATGGCATCTCAAGCCAGCCTCCTCCTTCAAAAACAGCTCAAAG ATCTTTGTAAGAATCCGGTTGATGGGTTCTCGGCTGGATTGGTCGATGAGAACAATATCTTTGAATGGAGTGTAACAATTATTGGACCTCCTGATACTCTTTa TGAAGGGGGATTTTTCAATGCTATCATGAGTTTTCCACCAAATTATCCAAACAGCCCTCCAACAGTCAAATTTACATCAGAGATTTGGCATCCTAATG TTTATCCTGATGGGCGTGTTTGCATATCAATTCTTCATCCTCCGGGTGATGATCCAAATGGCTATGAGCTTGCAAGTGAGCGCTGGATGCCAGTCCATACA GTTGAAAGTATTGTTTTGAGTATCATATCAATGCTTTCCAGCCCTAACGATGAATCCCCTGCGAATGTTGAAGCTGCA AAAGAATGGAGAGAGACAAGAGATGAATTCAAGAGGAAGGTTAGCCGCTGCGTGAGACGGTCCCAAGAAATGTTATGA